The following proteins come from a genomic window of Thermus antranikianii DSM 12462:
- a CDS encoding DUF3084 domain-containing protein, whose amino-acid sequence MTFWALLILILFLAALVAYLGDRVAKWAGKRHYRLFGLRPRQTATLVAVLTGVGIALFSYLGFLLVFREAREVILEAQAIRAERDQLRRERQVLLEAKAAMEAEASRTLAELHVLREERKDLSRALEQANQVRKRLEEEAKALASQVQALGRERATLEAERQALSQLLEERNRALAERTRELKALESRLRALQQAAERAEGEKARLLAERKRLQEEVLGALARLEEARRQRQALVEEVEALKASLSKAREELRQTEERVRSLLVQAEVLQGERGQLSQSLIRLSQGLYLGEVRLGAEEGREALERVAERRALLQGFRGVELLDAPQGPGLAVLEGAGYREGRLLVRVRFYPERRAFAAGEVLAARTFRLSTQARNQEALEGLGEAVRQRLLQAGYAPEYATFPSPEELARGLALLQGKRGVVRVGVVAAKELWTTERPLLSFQLLGGPPGPEVPVPTRQIP is encoded by the coding sequence ATGACCTTCTGGGCCCTCCTCATCCTGATCCTTTTCCTGGCCGCCTTGGTGGCCTATCTGGGGGATAGGGTGGCCAAGTGGGCGGGGAAGCGGCACTACCGCCTTTTTGGCCTCAGGCCCCGGCAGACCGCCACCCTGGTGGCGGTGCTCACGGGGGTGGGGATCGCCCTCTTCAGCTACCTGGGGTTCCTCCTGGTGTTCCGGGAGGCCAGGGAGGTGATCCTCGAGGCCCAGGCCATCCGGGCGGAGCGGGACCAGCTTAGGAGGGAGCGGCAGGTCCTCCTGGAGGCCAAGGCGGCCATGGAGGCCGAGGCCAGCAGGACCCTGGCGGAGCTCCATGTCCTGCGGGAGGAGCGAAAGGATCTTTCCCGGGCCCTGGAGCAGGCCAACCAGGTGAGGAAACGCCTGGAGGAAGAGGCCAAGGCCCTGGCCTCCCAGGTGCAGGCCCTGGGAAGGGAGCGGGCTACCCTCGAGGCGGAGCGACAGGCTCTTTCCCAGCTTCTTGAGGAAAGGAACCGGGCGCTAGCCGAGAGGACGAGGGAGCTCAAGGCCCTGGAGAGTCGCCTCCGTGCCCTGCAGCAGGCGGCGGAGCGGGCGGAAGGGGAAAAGGCCAGGCTTCTGGCGGAGAGGAAGCGCCTTCAGGAGGAGGTGCTGGGGGCTCTTGCCCGCCTGGAGGAGGCCCGAAGGCAGCGCCAGGCCCTGGTAGAGGAGGTGGAGGCCCTTAAGGCCAGCTTGAGCAAGGCCCGGGAGGAGCTCCGCCAGACGGAGGAAAGGGTAAGAAGCCTCTTGGTGCAGGCGGAGGTGCTCCAAGGGGAGAGGGGCCAGCTTTCCCAGAGCCTGATTCGGCTCAGCCAGGGTCTCTACCTAGGGGAGGTGCGCCTGGGGGCGGAGGAGGGAAGGGAGGCCTTGGAGCGGGTGGCCGAGCGCCGGGCCCTTCTCCAGGGCTTCCGGGGGGTGGAGCTTTTGGACGCTCCCCAAGGCCCGGGGCTTGCGGTGCTGGAGGGAGCGGGGTACCGGGAGGGGAGGCTTTTGGTGCGGGTGCGCTTTTATCCTGAGCGCAGGGCCTTCGCCGCCGGGGAGGTTCTGGCCGCCCGCACCTTCCGCCTTTCCACCCAGGCCCGCAACCAGGAGGCCCTCGAGGGCCTGGGGGAGGCCGTGCGGCAACGGCTTTTGCAGGCGGGGTATGCCCCGGAATACGCCACCTTTCCCTCTCCCGAGGAGCTGGCCCGCGGCCTTGCCCTTCTGCAGGGAAAAAGGGGAGTGGTGCGGGTGGGGGTGGTGGCCGCCAAGGAGCTATGGACCACGGAGAGACCCCTTCTCTCCTTCCAGCTCCTGGGAGGGCCGCCGGGCCCGGAGGTACCGGTCCCTACCCGTCAAATCCCTTAG